One Belonocnema kinseyi isolate 2016_QV_RU_SX_M_011 chromosome 6, B_treatae_v1, whole genome shotgun sequence genomic region harbors:
- the LOC117174559 gene encoding biogenesis of lysosome-related organelles complex 1 subunit 1 produces the protein MLSSIVKEHQSKQAARKERQEQKRKEAVQAANNLTQALVDHLNVGVAQAYLNQKKLDAEAKQLQYSATNFAKQTQSWLNLVESFSSALKEIGDAENWARSIEGDMRTIATALEYSYKATQETPGTNSVQ, from the exons atgttatcatCCATCGTGAAAGAACATCAAAGTAAGCAAGCTGCGAGGAAAGAGAGACAAG AGCAAAAACGAAAGGAAGCTGTGCAAGCTGCAAATAATTTAACCCAGGCTTTAGTGGATCATCTAAATGTTGG GGTTGCCCAAGCatatttgaatcaaaagaaaCTCGACGCTGAAGCCAAACAGTTGCAATATAGTGCAACAAATTTTGCTAAACAAACTCAGTCATGGCTAAATCTAGTTGAGTCTTTTTCGAGTGCTTTGAAGGAAATTGGAGATGCTGAAAATTGGGCTCGAAGTATCGAAGGCGATATGCGAACGATCGCCACTGCGTTAGAATATTCCTACAAAG ccaCGCAGGAAACGCCAGGAACCAATAGTGTTCAATAG